Proteins encoded in a region of the Nitrospira sp. genome:
- a CDS encoding bifunctional riboflavin kinase/FAD synthetase, translated as MLPGFSIPDRMKITRGLAAHHRTSHPVLTIGNFDGQHLGHRALLRDVVRRADAAGGTSLVMTFDPHPVKVLAPHVDLRFLTTRAQQLSYFEAAGIAEVLFVEFTPVFAALTPDQFMQQVLRDAIGVMELFVGEHFAFGRGRTGKIADLVRFGSDAGFQVHPVQPMRLEGEVVSSTRIRQMIQGGEVRSASRMLGRCYALEGVVVPGEQRGQTLGYPTANLKLPEERVIPADGIYATRTFWGARVFDSVSYIGTRSTFGAGERLLEVSLLDAKENLYGQTIRVEFVERVREDRTFASAQELAACIERDVQAARKMLKAAPQLVAGP; from the coding sequence ATGCTGCCAGGCTTCTCAATTCCTGATCGCATGAAGATCACCCGAGGCCTAGCCGCCCATCACCGCACGTCCCATCCGGTTTTAACCATTGGAAATTTCGACGGGCAACATCTGGGCCATCGTGCGTTATTGCGGGATGTCGTCCGACGCGCGGATGCGGCCGGCGGTACGTCGCTGGTCATGACCTTCGATCCGCACCCCGTTAAAGTACTGGCTCCGCACGTGGACCTACGCTTTCTGACGACGCGGGCCCAACAGCTTTCCTATTTCGAAGCTGCCGGGATTGCTGAAGTTCTGTTCGTGGAATTCACGCCGGTGTTCGCTGCGCTAACGCCAGATCAATTCATGCAGCAGGTGCTGCGTGACGCGATTGGTGTGATGGAGCTGTTTGTCGGAGAGCATTTCGCATTCGGCAGGGGCCGGACCGGCAAGATCGCAGATCTGGTCCGGTTCGGATCAGACGCTGGTTTTCAGGTGCATCCCGTCCAGCCGATGCGCCTGGAGGGGGAAGTCGTCAGTTCGACGCGCATCCGACAGATGATTCAGGGGGGCGAGGTACGGTCGGCGTCGCGCATGCTAGGCCGGTGCTATGCACTGGAGGGTGTCGTCGTGCCTGGTGAGCAGCGCGGGCAGACGTTGGGCTATCCAACGGCGAATCTGAAATTGCCGGAGGAGCGTGTCATCCCTGCCGACGGCATCTACGCTACTCGGACATTCTGGGGCGCACGAGTCTTCGATTCCGTCTCGTACATTGGGACGCGGTCGACGTTTGGCGCCGGCGAACGTCTCCTTGAAGTGTCACTACTCGATGCAAAGGAAAATCTGTACGGCCAGACCATTCGCGTCGAGTTTGTCGAGCGAGTCCGTGAAGACCGCACGTTTGCGTCCGCCCAGGAGTTGGCGGCCTGCATCGAGCGGGACGTGCAGGCGGCACGCAAAATGTTAAAGGCCGCTCCTCAACTGGTGGCCGGCCCATGA